A single genomic interval of Helicoverpa zea isolate HzStark_Cry1AcR chromosome 19, ilHelZeax1.1, whole genome shotgun sequence harbors:
- the LOC124639353 gene encoding uncharacterized protein LOC124639353 isoform X1, with protein MSSQKENTRICCLCGSSPSKDPSITLHRFPKPGTKNALRCELWAKYCFPNEAWSSPKFQDALHKQHKMLCSKHFKSTCFNEKKLFRTAVPDVQCQKDTTTSNVPDQSDLAAVMFEMLKLGKIVFQKFVSARNEIH; from the exons ATGAgttcacaaaaagaaaacacaagaaTCTGCTGCTTGTGTGGATCTTCACCTTCTAAAGATCCCAGCATCACTTTGCATCGGTTTCCAAAGCCTGGCACTAAAAATGCTCTGCG ttgtgAATTATGGGCAAAGTATTGCTTCCCAAACGAAGCCTGGTCTTCACCAAAATTCCAGGACGCACTCCATAAACAACATAAGATGCTATGCagcaaacatttcaaaagcaCATGCTTTAATGAGAAGAAGTTGTTCAGAACAGCTGTACCTGATGTTCAATGCCAAAAG GATACAACAACTTCTAATGTGCCAGATCAATCT GATTTGGCTGCAGTAATgtttgaaatgttaaaacttggcaagatcgtttttcaaaaatttgtttCAGCCCGGAACGAAATACATTGA
- the LOC124639353 gene encoding uncharacterized protein LOC124639353 isoform X2, whose amino-acid sequence MSSQKENTRICCLCGSSPSKDPSITLHRFPKPGTKNALRCELWAKYCFPNEAWSSPKFQDALHKQHKMLCSKHFKSTCFNEKKLFRTAVPDVQCQKDTTTSNVPDQSAIFEPVAGPSRMNPLKNPSKQRM is encoded by the exons ATGAgttcacaaaaagaaaacacaagaaTCTGCTGCTTGTGTGGATCTTCACCTTCTAAAGATCCCAGCATCACTTTGCATCGGTTTCCAAAGCCTGGCACTAAAAATGCTCTGCG ttgtgAATTATGGGCAAAGTATTGCTTCCCAAACGAAGCCTGGTCTTCACCAAAATTCCAGGACGCACTCCATAAACAACATAAGATGCTATGCagcaaacatttcaaaagcaCATGCTTTAATGAGAAGAAGTTGTTCAGAACAGCTGTACCTGATGTTCAATGCCAAAAG GATACAACAACTTCTAATGTGCCAGATCAATCTGCCATATTTGAACCTGTTGCCGGTCCATCCAGAATGAATCCTTTAAAGAATccttcaaaacaacgtatgtaa